The following is a genomic window from Alkaliphilus sp. B6464.
TTTTAATATATACCTTTAATTTTCTAACTAATATTTTATATTTGGTATCTTTCGCATACATATTTACTAGTGAATCAAAATCTCTAGTATTTAATTGAGAAAAAAAAGCATCTCTTAATTTACTATGAGGTACAGACTTACCATACATAGGATTGTGCTTTATTGAATCGGTGAAGTTTACTTCCTTATATGTTATTAATCCTTTTAACTGTTCAAATGCAATTTCACCCTTTTCCGTATTTAATAAAACAAGTGATATGCCTTTATTATCATTAAGTGATGGTTCTATATTTTTAATTCCCCAAAAATCAGCTAATGTTATATCACTTTTTCTATGTTCGCCTTTAAACTTACATTTAAAACATGAAGGTCTTAGAGATAGCAGCTTCGAGAATGCTTTCATATATGTGTCTTCATTCTTACTTTTTAAATATACATCACCTGACTGAAACTTAATATTCATTTTATAATTATGCCAACCTTCATCTTTAGTACGGAATGATATTTCTTTTATTTGCTCCCCTTGTTCTGCAGTTCTACAGGCAAGGTAGCTTTCCCATACCGTTGGTGAAGGCACTCCTTGACATATAATGTCCTGACATAACAAATTATTATATTCTTTACCTAAATAACTTTTTAACCCAGC
Proteins encoded in this region:
- a CDS encoding Coenzyme F420 hydrogenase/dehydrogenase, beta subunit C-terminal domain, with the translated sequence MIDREIKYTKDCMGCSACYNACKQGAISMNSDQKGFTYPKVNYNTCTKCLMCINVCPIINKKKVNRNNIKAYACTNKDNSVRINSSSGGIFTVIAEEILKHKGVVFGAKFSKDFKVVHSFLEDNQELSKFRGSKYVQSEIGYSYKAARNFLEQGRQVLFTGTPCQIAGLKSYLGKEYNNLLCQDIICQGVPSPTVWESYLACRTAEQGEQIKEISFRTKDEGWHNYKMNIKFQSGDVYLKSKNEDTYMKAFSKLLSLRPSCFKCKFKGEHRKSDITLADFWGIKNIEPSLNDNKGISLVLLNTEKGEIAFEQLKGLITYKEVNFTDSIKHNPMYGKSVPHSKLRDAFFSQLNTRDFDSLVNMYAKDTKYKILVRKLKVYIKNKLNI